GTCCCCGCCCGAGGTCGTAAGACTCGAGCAGGGCCAGGACGTCGGCGTCCTCGGCCTCGAGGAGTTTCTCGACGGTTCGGCCGACGGTTTCCTGAAGGAGCAGGTCGGCGGCGGCCTCGTCGAACATCTCGAAGTTCGGGTCCACGCCGGCCTCGATCGGGAACCGCCGCAGAAGCGCTGCGCAAAAGCCATGAATCGTGTGAATCGGGGCGACGTCCACGTCCCAATAGCGCTGGAGCCAGCACGCGATCCGCACCGCGTCGCCCGCCGACCGGGCCTCCTGGAGGCGGTCCCGGCAGGCCCGGCGGATGCGGTCGCGCATCTCGGCGGCGGCCATTTCCGTGAACGTGATCGCCGCCAGACGCTCAAGCGGCACATCGAGGTCGGCCTCCAGGAACCGGATGTAGCGCTCCACGAGGACCCGCGTCTTGCCGCAGCCCGCGCCGCTCGTCACGCACCAGTTGCGCCCCAGGTCGGCGACGACCTCCTGCTGCGCCGAGGTGAGGGGGGCGGGTCGGCTCACGTCTCGTCCTCCTCCTCGCCGCCGGCCGCGTCACCGATCGGCTCGAGTTCGGCGATGGGGTGGGCTTCCCACTTGCGGCGCAGACGCCACTCGGCGAACCGGCAGATGCCCTGGAAGTCGCAGTGCTCCGGGCAGCCGCTACGGTAGCGCGGCCAGACGGGAAAGACGCCCTCGCGCATCGCCTCGATAAAGTTGGCGATGTACTGCCTGGCGCGGTCCAGCGCGGGGGCGAGCGTCCCGTCCGGGTGCTTGGGCGTGGACTTCGCGGACAGCCGGCCCTTCTCGCCCGGCTTGCGGACCGGCAGGAAGAACGCGCGCGCTTCGCTGCCGCGCTCGGATGGCGCCAGGAGTGCCTCGGCCGCCCAGAGATAGACGGGCAGTTGGAAACTCGTGCCGAGGGCCATGTCCGTCTCGCCCGGCGCCGACGTGCCGCTCTTATAGTCGATGACCTGGTAGCCCGGCTCGTCGCCGGCCGCGAGGTCGATGCGGTCGATGCGCCCGCGCAGGCGCACGGGCCCGTGCGGCCCGTCGAGGGCAATCGGCTCGCGCGATCCGACCGGAGAGACCTTGACGCCCCGCGGGGCGCCGAACCACACCTCCGCGTACGCAGGCCGCCAGTTCCCCAGCCGCGCGATGTGCCAGTCCACCAGGCGCGCGAGGTCCCGCAGCATGTTCTTCTTCTGGACCTGCCAAAGGGCGGGGGAGCCCACCCGGCCGTGCGATTCCAGATGCTTGAAATACTCGTCGGCCTTTTTCCGAAGGAGCGCGAGGGCGGCATCGCGGTTGGATTCCGTCAGGCGCCCGCCGAGCGGCTTCGATGCCGCCAGCGCCGAGAAGAACCGTTCCAGCAGGCCGTGATAGATGAGGCCGACCTCCAGAGGTCCCAGGTCGGGCGAGGGTTCTTCCGTCTTCTCGAGGTCCAGGAGGTCGGAGGCGAAGAACGCGAACGGGCACCCGCCGAACGTCTCGAAGCGGCCGGCGTTCATCACGATCTCCGCCGGGTAGCGCCGGCAGAGGGCTTCGAGGATGTCCGGGGCCGCCAGGCGTCCGTCGAACGGGCCGAACGTCTCGCCTCGCTCGCGCTCGTGTTCGACGGCGAGGCCCGCGAGGGCGGCCTGGGCGGCCTCGCCGCGCCCCAGCAGCGCCTCCAGGACGCCGAGGTGTAAATCCGCGTCGTGCGTTTCGCCCGGCCCCCAGAGCGCGAAAAGAGTCGAGGCGAGAAGTTCGCGGGCCGCGCGATGGCGTTCGAGCGGCATGTCGAGGTCGCGCGTGCCGACGGCGAACGCCGGCAGACGTTCGCCGCCGCTTCCCTCGGCAAACAGGGCCTTCGTCTCTTCCAGGTAATGGCTGGCCAGGGCGGGCCGCCCTTCGGCGTCGAGCGACGGGTAACTCAAGACGAGCGACCGCCGCGCCCGCGTCACCGCGAGGTAGTAGAGGAGCATTTCGTGCTCGGCGTCGTGGCCGGCGGGGCGAAGGTCCACGCCGTGGCCTCGAAGGCCGTCGCGTTCCGCATCGTCGAAGAAGGGGTGCGGCCGGCCCCGGCGGGGAAACTCCTTCTCCGCCAGGCCGAGGACGAAAACGTGGTCGAAGGCGAGGGCGCGGCTCTGGGTCACGTCCATCACGACGACCGGGGCGTCGGCCGGTTCCTCGGCGGCGACCGATTCCAGGTCGAGGCCCTGGGCCACCTCCGCCAGGAACCGCTCGCGCGAAATCCGCGCGGCGCCGTCCTCCGCCAGCCGCGCGACTTCCTCGAGGAGGTTTTCAATCGCCGCCAGCGCCTTGGAGTCCCGCGCGCGGCGGCGAGGGTCCGGATCGTCGCAGGCGGCATCCCGGAGGCCCGAGGCGCGGAGGATCCGGCGGAAGGCGTCCGCGAACTCGCGGCGAGTCGCTTCGTCCGGCAGGGCGAGGGCGTCGAACAGGCGCTCGAGGAACCCACGCACACGCTCGATCTCGTCGATCCGCTCGCGGGCCGCCTCCGGTGCCAGCGCGAACTCGCCCGAATCGTCGGCCGTCTCGGCGCTCCGGGCGGCGCAGCCCTTGAGGTAATCAAGGCCCTTCGACCAACTCGGTCGGCCTTCCCAGACGTTGGCCTCGCGCGCCAGGCGCACGGCGGCGCGGGCGGTGGCGGCGTCGGCGCCAAACGCCTCGGGGCGAAAGTAACTCGACTCCAGAAGCCGCGCCACCGCCCGGTACGCGTAGGCGTCGGCCTGCGGCCGGACGAGCGCCATCGCGGCCCGGACGACGGGGCACTCGCTCAGCCGCCGCTCCCGCTCGACGCGGAACTCCAGGCCGTACCTGGGAAAGATCTCGCGCACCAGCGCCGCATAGGCGTCGAGCGACCGGACGAGGACCGCGACCGAGGCGGGGGCGGCGCCCGCGCGGGCGAGGTCCGCGATTCGGCGAGCGGCCTCTTCCGTCTCGCGCGTCCGCCCGGCCGCCCGGACGACGCAAACCGAGCCGTCCGCCCGGGGGGCGGGCGCGTCGGCCGAGTCCGGCAGGCGGAAAAGGTGCGTCCGAATCCGCTCCAGACCCGCCGAGAGGTGAGTCGGATCGTTGATGGCCGTCTCACGCAGGCGCTTGCCGAACCGCGCCCGGAGGCGCTCGCGCGTTCGGCTGGTGACGCCGAAAAGTTTCGCCCGGGCCGCATCGAACACCAGGGTGATCATCGTGCGTTCGGCGCGCTTCGAGAGGGCTTCGAGGACGTCGAGTTGGGCCGGATCGAAGTTCTGGAACCCGTCAACGGCCAGGAGCGCGAGATTGCCGAAGGGGCCGAACTCGCCCTTGGCGAGGAGGTCGGCGGCGTGCCAGAACCGGCCGGCTTCGTCGTACACGCCGCGCGCCTGAAGGGCGCGCTGGTAGTCGGCGTAGAGGACCGCCAGGAGGCGGTTCCTGGGCGAGCGGAGCCCTCGCGTAAGGGCCCGGCCGAAGGCGTCCGGTTCGACGCGCGCCGCCTTCAGTTCGCGGAACAGGGCGTCCATCGCCTCCACGAGGCCTGGGGCGTCGCGGACCGCGCCCAAGAGGGCGGCCTCGCGCGGGCCGAGGCGGTCGAGGCACTCGCGGATGAGGTGGTGCCGCGCGAGGGCCGGGATGAGGCGGACCGTCTGACCGGCGGCGGCAAGGAGGCGTTCGGCGAGGTCCGGCAGCGTCAGGACCTGCGGGCGGACGAGGACGCCGGCTTCTTGCGAGGCGAGGAGTCGGCTCTCGGTTGCGCGGCGCCGGCGGGCGGTCGGCACGAGCAAGAGGCATCGGCCGGGACCGGCGCCGGCGAGGGCGTCCGAGTAGGCCGCGAGAACGCGCGACGATTTGCCACTTCCGGCCGGTCCGACGATGAGTTCCACCGGTGATGACACGGAC
The window above is part of the Planctomycetota bacterium genome. Proteins encoded here:
- a CDS encoding exodeoxyribonuclease V subunit gamma; its protein translation is MSSPVELIVGPAGSGKSSRVLAAYSDALAGAGPGRCLLLVPTARRRRATESRLLASQEAGVLVRPQVLTLPDLAERLLAAAGQTVRLIPALARHHLIRECLDRLGPREAALLGAVRDAPGLVEAMDALFRELKAARVEPDAFGRALTRGLRSPRNRLLAVLYADYQRALQARGVYDEAGRFWHAADLLAKGEFGPFGNLALLAVDGFQNFDPAQLDVLEALSKRAERTMITLVFDAARAKLFGVTSRTRERLRARFGKRLRETAINDPTHLSAGLERIRTHLFRLPDSADAPAPRADGSVCVVRAAGRTRETEEAARRIADLARAGAAPASVAVLVRSLDAYAALVREIFPRYGLEFRVERERRLSECPVVRAAMALVRPQADAYAYRAVARLLESSYFRPEAFGADAATARAAVRLAREANVWEGRPSWSKGLDYLKGCAARSAETADDSGEFALAPEAARERIDEIERVRGFLERLFDALALPDEATRREFADAFRRILRASGLRDAACDDPDPRRRARDSKALAAIENLLEEVARLAEDGAARISRERFLAEVAQGLDLESVAAEEPADAPVVVMDVTQSRALAFDHVFVLGLAEKEFPRRGRPHPFFDDAERDGLRGHGVDLRPAGHDAEHEMLLYYLAVTRARRSLVLSYPSLDAEGRPALASHYLEETKALFAEGSGGERLPAFAVGTRDLDMPLERHRAARELLASTLFALWGPGETHDADLHLGVLEALLGRGEAAQAALAGLAVEHERERGETFGPFDGRLAAPDILEALCRRYPAEIVMNAGRFETFGGCPFAFFASDLLDLEKTEEPSPDLGPLEVGLIYHGLLERFFSALAASKPLGGRLTESNRDAALALLRKKADEYFKHLESHGRVGSPALWQVQKKNMLRDLARLVDWHIARLGNWRPAYAEVWFGAPRGVKVSPVGSREPIALDGPHGPVRLRGRIDRIDLAAGDEPGYQVIDYKSGTSAPGETDMALGTSFQLPVYLWAAEALLAPSERGSEARAFFLPVRKPGEKGRLSAKSTPKHPDGTLAPALDRARQYIANFIEAMREGVFPVWPRYRSGCPEHCDFQGICRFAEWRLRRKWEAHPIAELEPIGDAAGGEEEDET
- a CDS encoding UvrD-helicase domain-containing protein, which encodes MSRPAPLTSAQQEVVADLGRNWCVTSGAGCGKTRVLVERYIRFLEADLDVPLERLAAITFTEMAAAEMRDRIRRACRDRLQEARSAGDAVRIACWLQRYWDVDVAPIHTIHGFCAALLRRFPIEAGVDPNFEMFDEAAADLLLQETVGRTVEKLLEAEDADVLALLESYDLGRGREVLAEIVGQHREVLRRVAEPVMARSDAEILKDLKRRSDELVREACEEVLADAGVVRALADLRKVSGRAEDKRELIRRAMLDAVDRIAKGRTADVMKSAVEALLAIRLQGGIEKNWPSA